Proteins from a single region of Calditrichota bacterium:
- the rsmA gene encoding ribosomal RNA small subunit methyltransferase A gives MPKGFNDFPAAKKSLGQNFLIDPNIARKIVEAVPAEPGETVLEIGPGRGILTQILLAKNFRVVAVELDNFYADYLKRAFGKNPNFSLIHADFLALKLSQFSGQPIHVVGNLPYGITSPVLFKLIEERRFTRSATLMMQREVAERVVGRPRTKNYGILSIWVQTFANVRLILKVPSTVFRPRPRVESAVIHLTWKSQREQIPKNDVYFLRLIKTAFQQRRKLLRNSLKTIFPPDIQERMEFNFNRRPEEVSIDEWIHLSNKHPSTTPF, from the coding sequence ATGCCTAAAGGATTCAACGATTTCCCTGCGGCCAAAAAAAGCCTCGGGCAGAATTTTCTGATCGATCCCAACATCGCCCGGAAAATTGTAGAAGCTGTCCCGGCCGAACCCGGAGAAACCGTGTTGGAGATTGGCCCGGGGCGGGGAATATTGACCCAAATTTTGCTGGCCAAAAATTTTCGTGTCGTGGCCGTTGAGTTGGACAATTTTTATGCCGATTATTTAAAAAGAGCCTTCGGCAAGAATCCTAATTTTTCTCTCATTCACGCCGATTTTCTGGCACTGAAGCTTTCACAATTCAGCGGACAGCCAATCCACGTGGTGGGCAACTTGCCTTATGGTATTACAAGTCCGGTTCTTTTTAAATTGATTGAAGAACGCCGGTTTACCCGAAGCGCCACGCTCATGATGCAACGCGAGGTGGCCGAAAGGGTGGTTGGCCGGCCACGGACAAAAAATTACGGGATTTTATCCATCTGGGTTCAAACATTCGCCAATGTGCGGCTCATTTTAAAAGTTCCCTCAACAGTTTTTCGCCCCCGGCCCCGGGTAGAATCCGCTGTGATACACTTGACATGGAAATCGCAAAGGGAACAAATTCCAAAAAATGACGTGTATTTTTTACGATTGATCAAGACCGCTTTTCAACAGCGGCGAAAACTTCTGCGAAACTCACTAAAAACTATTTTTCCGCCTGATATTCAGGAACGCATGGAATTTAATTTCAACAGACGCCCGGAAGAGGTTTCAATAGACGAATGGATACACCTGTCAAACAAGCATCCAAGCACGACGCCATTCTGA